One stretch of Chloroflexota bacterium DNA includes these proteins:
- a CDS encoding ABC transporter permease, whose product MRAAFEALAKRPTRRPGTLRFTQSIPSALEALRANKGRAILTTLGIVIGVAAVIAIVALGQGSQASVTSRLAGLGTNVLTVSPASARSSGIAAGAGTGSSLKLPDADAIEDINGVVAVSPIVQGNSQIIAGNQNWQTRVQGVRANYQQIGNWELATGGFFTEADDAAARNVAVIGQTVATSLFSRPESAVGQYIVVRNIPTIVVGVLAPKGSGFGGDQDDVVFVPFNMARVRLFGAASLNSISIQAEDADSMTRITTEMTALLRSRHRLQPSQSNDFNIRNNNSLVETVTSVSQTMTYLLGGVAAVSLVVGGIGIMNIMLVSVTERTREIGIRMAIGARGSDILAQFLIEAIVLSMLGGMIGIVVGIAVAYGAKAVAGWAIAVPLWSIALAFGFSAAVGIFFGIYPARKASKLDPIDALRYQ is encoded by the coding sequence ATGCGGGCGGCGTTCGAGGCCCTCGCCAAGCGCCCGACACGCCGCCCTGGCACCCTGCGCTTCACCCAGAGCATCCCCTCGGCCCTCGAAGCGCTCCGCGCGAACAAGGGCCGCGCCATCCTGACCACCCTCGGCATCGTCATCGGCGTGGCGGCTGTCATCGCCATCGTGGCCCTCGGGCAGGGCTCGCAGGCGTCTGTCACGTCGCGGCTGGCCGGCCTGGGCACCAACGTGTTGACCGTCTCACCGGCCAGCGCGCGGTCGAGCGGCATCGCGGCCGGCGCCGGCACCGGCAGCTCGCTGAAGCTGCCGGACGCAGACGCGATCGAGGACATCAACGGGGTGGTGGCCGTCAGCCCGATTGTCCAGGGCAACTCGCAGATCATCGCCGGCAACCAGAACTGGCAGACGCGCGTGCAGGGCGTCCGCGCCAACTACCAGCAGATCGGCAACTGGGAGCTGGCCACGGGCGGCTTCTTCACCGAGGCCGACGATGCCGCCGCGCGGAACGTCGCGGTGATCGGGCAGACCGTCGCCACCAGCCTGTTCAGCCGTCCTGAGTCGGCGGTCGGCCAGTACATCGTCGTCAGAAACATCCCGACCATCGTGGTCGGCGTGCTCGCGCCGAAGGGCAGCGGCTTCGGCGGTGACCAGGACGACGTGGTCTTCGTGCCGTTCAACATGGCGCGCGTGCGGCTGTTCGGGGCGGCCTCGCTCAACTCGATCAGCATCCAGGCGGAGGATGCCGACTCGATGACGCGCATCACGACCGAGATGACGGCGCTGCTGCGGAGCCGCCATCGCCTCCAGCCGAGCCAGTCGAACGACTTCAACATCCGTAACAACAACAGCCTGGTGGAGACGGTCACCAGCGTCAGCCAGACCATGACCTACCTGCTGGGTGGCGTGGCGGCGGTGTCGCTGGTGGTCGGCGGCATCGGCATCATGAACATCATGCTGGTCTCGGTGACGGAGCGGACCCGCGAGATCGGCATCCGGATGGCGATAGGCGCGCGCGGCAGCGACATCCTGGCCCAGTTCCTGATCGAAGCGATTGTGCTCTCGATGTTGGGCGGGATGATCGGGATCGTGGTCGGGATCGCCGTCGCCTACGGTGCGAAGGCCGTGGCCGGCTGGGCGATTGCCGTGCCGCTCTGGTCAATCGCCCTGGCGTTCGGGTTCTCGGCAGCGGTGGGCATCTTCTTCGGGATCTACCCGGCGCGGAAGGCGTCGAAGCTGGACCCGATTGACGCGCTGCGCTACCAGTAG
- a CDS encoding aldo/keto reductase: MEMRGVPRGRDVTDEQSERILNAVLDAGINFIDTSIDYGLAEGRIGRFIGRRRSEYFLASKCGCLTGELLDNPPPAKAGSSQPHVYTPENIVRGVEQSLQRMNTDYLDLVQFHGSPSRAQLEEHGGLQALRELQRQGKVRFIGISGTLPNLPEQIAMGVFDVFQIPYSALERQHELLIEQASAAGAGIIIRGGAAKGGPGKEQGASWDAWQQVGIDDLLGGMSRMEFVLRFTITHPDLDTTIVGTINPAHLADNVRALLAGPLPHDIYAEAKHRLAEAGSEPVAIPAT, translated from the coding sequence ATGGAGATGCGCGGCGTTCCACGGGGCCGCGACGTGACCGACGAGCAGTCCGAGCGGATCCTGAACGCCGTGCTGGACGCCGGCATCAACTTCATCGACACCTCGATCGACTACGGCCTCGCCGAGGGCCGCATCGGACGGTTCATCGGGCGTCGGCGCTCCGAGTATTTCCTGGCCTCGAAGTGCGGCTGCCTGACCGGCGAGCTGCTCGATAACCCGCCGCCCGCGAAGGCTGGATCGAGCCAGCCACACGTCTACACGCCTGAGAATATCGTGCGTGGGGTCGAGCAGAGCCTCCAGCGCATGAACACCGACTACCTCGATCTCGTGCAGTTCCACGGCTCGCCGTCGCGGGCCCAACTGGAGGAGCATGGCGGCCTCCAGGCGCTCCGAGAGCTCCAGCGGCAGGGCAAGGTCCGCTTCATCGGCATCTCGGGCACCCTCCCGAACCTGCCAGAGCAGATCGCGATGGGTGTGTTCGACGTGTTCCAGATCCCGTACTCGGCGCTGGAGCGCCAGCACGAGCTGCTGATCGAGCAGGCATCCGCCGCCGGGGCCGGCATCATCATTCGAGGCGGCGCGGCCAAGGGCGGCCCAGGCAAGGAGCAGGGCGCATCGTGGGACGCCTGGCAGCAGGTCGGCATCGACGACTTGCTGGGTGGGATGTCGCGGATGGAGTTCGTCCTCCGCTTCACGATCACCCACCCCGACCTTGACACCACCATCGTCGGGACCATCAACCCCGCGCACCTCGCCGATAACGTCCGGGCACTGCTGGCCGGGCCGCTCCCACACGACATCTACGCCGAGGCCAAGCACCGCCTTGCAGAGGCCGGCTCGGAGCCGGTCGCGATCCCGGCCACCTGA
- a CDS encoding ImmA/IrrE family metallo-endopeptidase, whose translation MPASVPAVVRPELLVWAREASGYSIDEAAHKLGFKDGSKLADAEQGRSQLTLAKLRDAARVYKRPLAAFFLPHPPAPEPLARDFRRLTADESVEISPTLRLELRRARRRREIALRLLAESGIEPKPFTLHAEVTEDPEMVASKAREWLEASLTPIPPKTAEAALAGWIERIEARDILVCQVSRIPVRMMRGCSISGDRLPIIILNGADAATARIFTLMHELVHLMIREGGVCGLVAATSTSVENDSGVEGFCNRVAGAILLPGNTLLQDAEGLSRVHEGEAAESEIASIASAHFVSREVVVIRLAELNMVPRSFVNRKLGEYRAAYVSPPSETSRPTGGPPYTVLAIRNNGRRFSQLVLGALERKQISIKDASDYLDVKARHFAEMADRLGL comes from the coding sequence ATGCCCGCAAGCGTGCCAGCAGTTGTCCGTCCAGAGTTGCTGGTATGGGCACGAGAAGCGTCCGGATACTCAATTGACGAGGCCGCTCACAAGCTTGGTTTCAAAGACGGATCGAAGCTTGCTGATGCTGAGCAAGGTCGAAGTCAACTCACCCTTGCAAAACTGCGGGACGCTGCCCGCGTATACAAGCGTCCGCTAGCGGCATTCTTCCTGCCCCACCCGCCGGCTCCCGAGCCACTTGCACGAGATTTTCGGCGACTGACGGCCGACGAATCAGTTGAGATCTCACCCACACTCCGGCTTGAGTTGCGGCGTGCCCGCCGTCGACGCGAAATTGCGCTGCGGCTCCTCGCTGAGTCGGGCATCGAACCGAAGCCTTTCACCCTGCATGCAGAAGTCACCGAAGACCCAGAAATGGTTGCATCCAAGGCGAGAGAGTGGCTCGAAGCCTCGCTCACACCCATTCCACCAAAGACCGCGGAAGCGGCGCTTGCTGGATGGATAGAGCGAATCGAAGCACGTGACATCCTGGTCTGCCAAGTATCACGCATACCTGTCCGCATGATGCGTGGTTGCTCGATCAGCGGGGACCGTCTGCCCATCATCATCCTCAATGGAGCTGATGCCGCAACAGCCCGGATCTTCACTTTGATGCATGAGTTAGTGCATCTTATGATCCGAGAGGGCGGCGTATGCGGGTTGGTCGCGGCTACATCCACGTCCGTCGAGAATGACTCGGGCGTAGAAGGCTTCTGCAATCGAGTGGCGGGGGCGATCTTGCTACCAGGCAATACCTTACTGCAAGATGCAGAGGGCTTGTCGCGAGTTCATGAAGGCGAGGCAGCAGAGTCAGAGATCGCCAGCATCGCTTCAGCCCACTTCGTGAGCCGAGAGGTGGTAGTCATTCGCCTAGCCGAGTTGAACATGGTGCCTCGCAGCTTTGTGAACAGAAAGCTGGGCGAGTATCGCGCAGCCTACGTATCTCCACCGTCGGAAACCTCGCGGCCAACCGGTGGGCCACCTTACACGGTGCTAGCGATCCGCAACAATGGTCGGAGGTTTAGCCAACTTGTCCTGGGCGCTCTAGAGCGCAAGCAAATCAGCATCAAGGATGCCTCCGACTACCTCGATGTGAAGGCACGGCACTTCGCTGAGATGGCGGACCGGCTGGGACTCTAG
- a CDS encoding DUF4411 family protein: protein MLARPTPLYVFDTSVWIDIRRGCPPDIFVQLWEAIAAAVVSGSLRCPDVVLAEVERLSVRDGLDATLKGYDGLFVPLDVPLQQALQDVLVHGQDLVDPTGQVDKADPYLIALAYLNGGKVVTDERRRRAPSGRKKIPDVCDDLGVPCLTWEEFLHDVGWRF from the coding sequence GTGCTCGCGCGGCCCACTCCCTTGTATGTATTTGATACCAGCGTATGGATAGATATCCGGCGCGGCTGCCCTCCCGACATCTTCGTGCAGTTGTGGGAGGCAATCGCGGCAGCAGTCGTCAGCGGCAGTCTCCGGTGCCCAGATGTAGTGCTGGCCGAGGTGGAGCGCCTTTCAGTGAGAGACGGCCTCGATGCAACGCTGAAGGGATACGACGGACTCTTCGTTCCGCTCGATGTTCCGCTCCAACAGGCGCTTCAAGACGTCCTTGTCCATGGTCAGGATCTTGTTGATCCGACAGGCCAGGTCGACAAGGCAGATCCTTATCTCATCGCCCTCGCGTACTTGAACGGTGGCAAAGTCGTAACTGATGAGCGACGTCGGAGGGCTCCTTCGGGCAGGAAGAAGATCCCCGACGTGTGTGACGATCTCGGTGTCCCTTGCCTGACCTGGGAAGAATTCCTTCACGATGTTGGCTGGAGATTCTGA
- a CDS encoding Gfo/Idh/MocA family oxidoreductase encodes MRVMLVGTGAIAYRHAAACRDLDGADLVAVCDVRREAADALADTFGVESRYTDLNVMLGQEQADLAIIATWGLYHAELVDRLSASGKVRAILCEKPLAMDTAQAAEMARLAQERGVLLAEAFRLRHQPIHHRAIEIVRSGGIGEVRHVRNAMMSVTAEEDRDPQKNWRFNKAVGGGVTYDIGCYCINQLRWALDAEPETVQAIGTWGPTGVDEHVVAMATFSGGRTAEWCVSWQAGPRHVAEVMGSEGSLRIENAWGDNLGTATTLEIFDRKRNRTVETFEPTDQFWLQLQHMQDCLDNGVPHRLPPENSIAQMRVIDAVYASLASGRPEPVAR; translated from the coding sequence ATGCGCGTGATGTTGGTCGGCACGGGCGCCATCGCCTACCGGCATGCGGCGGCCTGCCGTGACCTGGACGGCGCTGATCTGGTGGCCGTCTGCGACGTGCGGCGCGAGGCCGCCGACGCCCTGGCTGACACCTTTGGCGTCGAGAGCCGCTACACCGATCTGAACGTTATGCTCGGGCAGGAGCAGGCGGACCTTGCGATCATCGCGACCTGGGGCCTGTACCACGCCGAGTTGGTGGACAGGCTGTCCGCCTCCGGGAAGGTTCGCGCCATCCTCTGCGAGAAGCCGTTGGCAATGGACACCGCCCAGGCCGCTGAGATGGCCCGGCTGGCCCAGGAGCGCGGCGTCCTGCTGGCCGAGGCGTTTCGTCTGCGACACCAGCCGATCCACCACCGGGCCATCGAGATTGTCCGCTCGGGCGGCATCGGCGAGGTGCGCCACGTCCGCAACGCCATGATGTCCGTCACCGCCGAGGAGGATCGCGATCCGCAGAAGAACTGGCGGTTCAACAAGGCCGTCGGCGGCGGCGTCACCTACGACATCGGCTGCTACTGCATCAACCAGTTGCGCTGGGCGCTCGACGCCGAGCCGGAGACCGTCCAGGCCATCGGCACCTGGGGGCCGACCGGCGTCGACGAGCACGTCGTGGCGATGGCGACCTTTTCCGGTGGCCGAACGGCCGAATGGTGCGTCTCCTGGCAGGCCGGCCCGCGCCACGTCGCCGAAGTGATGGGCAGCGAAGGCTCGCTGCGGATCGAGAACGCCTGGGGCGACAACCTCGGCACCGCCACCACGCTGGAGATCTTCGACCGTAAGCGCAACCGCACCGTCGAGACCTTCGAGCCGACCGACCAGTTCTGGCTGCAACTGCAGCACATGCAGGACTGCCTGGACAACGGCGTCCCACACCGGCTGCCGCCGGAGAACAGCATCGCGCAGATGCGGGTCATCGACGCCGTGTACGCCTCGCTGGCGTCGGGCCGCCCGGAGCCGGTGGCACGATAG
- a CDS encoding ABC transporter ATP-binding protein: MSAVAPHGAAADALDDAPTQVAPIHREGQPVIEVADLRKEYHMGDTVVAALRGVALKVWAGEMVMVMGPSGSGKSTFMNVIGCLDRPTAGSYKLDGVEVSSLAGNELADLRNLKIGFIFQGFNLLQRTDAIGNVMLPMMYAGVSPREREERAMAALEAVGLASRAHHRPNELSGGQQQRVAIARALVNAPSLILADEPTGNLDSRTSVEVMAILQRLNAEGATIVLVTHEPDIAAHGTRNVVFRDGHVIQDRLVEKPLQAEAELASWQTTEDW; encoded by the coding sequence ATGTCGGCGGTGGCCCCCCACGGGGCCGCCGCTGACGCGCTGGACGACGCCCCGACGCAGGTCGCGCCCATCCATCGCGAAGGGCAGCCGGTCATCGAGGTGGCAGACCTTCGCAAGGAGTACCACATGGGTGACACCGTGGTGGCGGCCTTGCGTGGCGTGGCGCTCAAAGTCTGGGCCGGCGAGATGGTCATGGTCATGGGGCCGTCCGGCTCCGGCAAATCCACCTTCATGAACGTGATCGGCTGTCTGGATCGCCCGACGGCCGGCTCCTACAAGCTCGACGGCGTCGAGGTCTCCTCGCTGGCCGGCAACGAGCTGGCGGACCTTCGGAACCTCAAGATCGGGTTCATCTTCCAGGGCTTCAACCTGCTGCAGCGTACGGATGCCATCGGCAACGTGATGCTGCCGATGATGTACGCCGGCGTGTCGCCCCGCGAGCGCGAGGAACGGGCGATGGCCGCGCTCGAAGCGGTCGGGTTGGCCTCACGGGCGCACCACCGGCCGAACGAGCTGTCGGGCGGCCAGCAGCAGCGCGTCGCGATCGCCCGTGCGCTCGTCAACGCCCCCAGCCTGATCCTGGCCGACGAGCCGACGGGGAACCTGGACAGCAGAACCAGCGTCGAGGTTATGGCGATCCTGCAGCGGCTCAACGCCGAGGGCGCCACCATCGTGCTGGTCACCCACGAGCCGGATATCGCGGCTCACGGCACCCGGAACGTCGTGTTTCGGGATGGGCACGTCATTCAGGATCGGCTCGTCGAGAAGCCGCTCCAGGCCGAGGCCGAGCTGGCATCCTGGCAAACGACGGAGGACTGGTGA
- a CDS encoding biotin/lipoyl-binding protein, which yields MATAVLSRMRPRRPGRLPPIGRRWLILLVLIVLGVVAGIIWWQYTRSQTTRPNYQSSEVNRGTLRTTIAATGPIANPTSVPVSFKNAGKLVEVNVSIGDRVQPGQILARQDTGDLETAVRQAEASYEQALANERQVREGPRDEEVEQANATLEGARVSRESAVRSLESTQASAATAITAAAADVTSARVDLEGAQSSLASAVEQRDTALASSQQAVENAQVSLENARADYETAVTQASIANAEAQVAVDSALNDVAAAKASQAATTDVGTQNGVSDRVSVENARKALENAQKEFEAQKRTTERELTVQRRQRDQARVSVQSAVSARQEACSGSGNNSTACNSAKRNENEARASLRTSEAQLDQAEASARQSVTSAASSVTSAQSAVRTAEASINTGLASTRQSQTTSQNSVQSASDALKAAMVSAANTKSQSVSNVAQAKSSVDQADSTLRTAQKSLESTRAQQQASVTQAQNALEQSRVALQRAEASLANTRAGQAGTVQSAQNTLSQQDAALSSAQAAHAVSVAPSRQTEIDQAASGTRQQAEALATAQLNLNSATLSSPTEGTVSSISGVVGQWVSGSGSSNTNGTSSSSTSATAVSSTGATNATGGFITLTEVGTLQVTPQVSEADIGRIAAGQGITFTVTAFPGRTFTGQVLAIQPVGQTVSNVVVYNVICQVDKTDARLLPAMTATVNIIVEQQDDVILIPTSAISYARSQTGTAVTRTASPTPSGQTAGAGGTPSTVLVLQDGQAVPTRIQIGSSDDQNTVVLSGLNVGDRVITGQSVAAPTSSGSSLFGPSPKPGGGGGNQAKPSNTGGGGGGPPPGGP from the coding sequence ATGGCTACCGCTGTCCTCTCGCGTATGCGCCCCCGGCGACCCGGCCGGCTCCCTCCGATTGGCCGTCGCTGGCTGATCCTGCTTGTGCTGATCGTGCTGGGCGTGGTCGCCGGGATCATCTGGTGGCAGTACACTCGCTCGCAGACCACCCGCCCCAACTACCAGTCGTCCGAGGTCAACCGCGGCACCCTCCGCACCACCATCGCCGCGACGGGCCCGATTGCCAACCCGACCAGCGTGCCTGTCAGCTTCAAGAATGCTGGCAAGCTGGTGGAGGTCAACGTCTCCATCGGGGACCGCGTCCAGCCCGGGCAGATCCTGGCGCGCCAGGACACCGGAGATCTAGAAACCGCGGTCCGGCAGGCCGAGGCCTCCTACGAGCAGGCCCTGGCCAACGAGCGGCAGGTGCGTGAAGGCCCGCGCGATGAAGAGGTCGAGCAGGCGAACGCCACGCTCGAAGGGGCGCGCGTCAGCCGCGAAAGCGCCGTCCGCAGCCTGGAGTCAACCCAGGCCAGCGCCGCGACGGCCATCACGGCCGCCGCCGCCGACGTAACCTCTGCGCGCGTCGATCTCGAAGGCGCGCAGAGCTCGCTGGCCAGCGCCGTCGAGCAGCGCGACACGGCCCTCGCCAGCAGCCAGCAGGCCGTCGAGAACGCCCAGGTCTCGCTGGAGAACGCCCGCGCCGACTACGAGACGGCCGTCACCCAGGCCAGCATCGCCAACGCCGAGGCCCAGGTGGCCGTGGACAGCGCCCTCAACGACGTCGCGGCGGCGAAGGCGAGCCAGGCCGCCACCACCGATGTCGGCACACAGAACGGTGTCAGCGACCGTGTCTCCGTCGAGAACGCGCGGAAGGCGCTGGAGAACGCCCAGAAGGAGTTCGAGGCCCAGAAGAGGACCACCGAGCGCGAGCTGACCGTCCAGCGGCGGCAGCGCGATCAGGCCAGGGTCAGCGTGCAGTCCGCCGTCTCGGCGCGGCAAGAGGCCTGCTCTGGCAGCGGCAACAACTCCACCGCCTGCAACTCCGCCAAGCGCAACGAGAACGAGGCCCGCGCCAGCCTCCGCACCTCCGAGGCCCAGCTCGATCAGGCCGAGGCCTCGGCGCGGCAGTCCGTCACGTCGGCCGCCTCCTCGGTGACCAGCGCGCAGAGCGCCGTCCGCACCGCCGAAGCCAGCATCAACACCGGGCTTGCCAGCACGCGCCAGTCGCAGACCACCTCCCAGAACTCGGTGCAATCGGCCTCGGACGCGCTGAAGGCCGCGATGGTCTCGGCCGCCAACACCAAGAGCCAGAGCGTGTCGAACGTCGCGCAGGCGAAGTCGTCCGTCGATCAGGCGGACTCGACGCTGCGGACAGCCCAGAAGTCGCTCGAATCGACACGGGCACAGCAGCAGGCCAGCGTCACCCAGGCGCAGAACGCCCTCGAACAGTCGCGGGTGGCGCTGCAACGGGCCGAAGCGTCGCTGGCCAACACCCGCGCGGGCCAGGCCGGCACGGTCCAGAGCGCCCAGAACACCCTCAGCCAGCAGGATGCCGCGCTCAGCTCGGCCCAGGCCGCTCACGCCGTCAGCGTCGCGCCGAGCCGCCAGACGGAGATCGACCAGGCGGCCTCGGGCACCCGACAGCAGGCCGAAGCGCTGGCGACGGCCCAGCTCAACCTCAACTCGGCAACCCTGTCCTCGCCGACCGAGGGGACGGTCTCCAGCATCAGCGGCGTCGTCGGGCAGTGGGTCAGCGGCTCGGGCTCCTCGAACACCAACGGCACATCCTCCAGCTCCACCTCGGCGACGGCGGTCTCCTCCACCGGCGCCACCAACGCCACCGGCGGCTTCATCACCCTGACCGAGGTCGGTACGCTCCAGGTGACGCCCCAGGTCAGCGAGGCCGACATCGGGCGGATCGCGGCGGGGCAGGGGATCACCTTCACGGTGACGGCGTTCCCCGGGCGGACCTTCACCGGGCAGGTGCTCGCGATCCAGCCCGTCGGCCAGACCGTCTCGAACGTGGTCGTCTACAACGTCATCTGCCAGGTGGACAAGACCGACGCCCGCCTGCTGCCGGCCATGACGGCGACCGTGAACATTATCGTCGAGCAGCAAGACGACGTTATCCTGATACCAACGTCGGCGATCTCCTACGCTCGCTCGCAGACAGGGACGGCAGTCACCCGGACAGCCTCGCCCACCCCGAGCGGGCAGACGGCAGGCGCTGGCGGCACGCCGTCGACGGTCCTCGTCTTGCAGGATGGGCAGGCAGTCCCGACGCGCATCCAGATCGGGAGCAGCGACGATCAGAATACCGTGGTGCTGAGCGGCCTCAACGTGGGTGACCGGGTCATCACCGGCCAGAGCGTGGCCGCCCCCACCAGCAGCGGCAGCAGCCTGTTTGGCCCCAGCCCGAAGCCCGGCGGTGGTGGCGGCAATCAGGCCAAGCCCAGCAACACCGGCGGCGGTGGTGGCGGCCCGCCACCGGGCGGCCCGTAG
- a CDS encoding VWA domain-containing protein, translating to MTFEWPLLLWSLVLLPILFGFYLLAQRRRRAYALRFTNLALLKEVVGRRPGLRRHLPPLLFLLGLGALLVSLARPSAVIAVPRDEASIVLVLDVSGSMAASDLKPTRIEAARQAALSFIQALPANTKVGLVSFSNRAQVVAPLTRDHTAVLAALRTLQAEGGTAIGDGLALGLEVLRRGQTEGAGGQQPGAQSGSQQAGSQAGNAAANEPLVGTVILLSDGATSAGQPPAQAASRAAQAGVTVHTVGMGQRNSNVRVRGGTPADLDERSLQEIARTTGGEYFYAAQSADLERIYSSISTQVSWNEEKTEVTALMSAAGTLLMVAAGLFSLRWLHGLP from the coding sequence ATGACCTTCGAGTGGCCGCTGCTGCTCTGGAGTCTCGTCCTCCTCCCGATCCTGTTCGGGTTCTACCTGCTGGCCCAGCGGCGACGCCGGGCCTACGCCCTGCGGTTCACCAACCTGGCGCTGCTCAAGGAGGTCGTTGGGCGGCGGCCGGGCCTGCGCCGACACCTCCCGCCGCTGCTGTTCCTGCTCGGGTTGGGGGCGCTGCTGGTGAGCCTCGCCCGCCCGAGCGCCGTCATCGCCGTCCCGCGTGACGAGGCGTCCATCGTCCTGGTGCTCGACGTGTCCGGCTCGATGGCCGCCTCCGACCTGAAGCCAACCCGCATCGAGGCCGCGCGGCAGGCGGCGCTCTCGTTCATTCAAGCCCTGCCGGCCAACACGAAGGTCGGGCTGGTCAGCTTCTCGAATCGTGCCCAGGTGGTCGCGCCGCTGACGCGGGACCATACGGCGGTCCTGGCGGCCCTGCGAACGCTCCAGGCCGAGGGCGGGACGGCCATCGGCGATGGGCTGGCGCTCGGCCTGGAGGTGCTCCGGCGCGGGCAAACCGAGGGCGCTGGCGGCCAGCAGCCCGGCGCGCAGTCCGGCAGCCAGCAGGCTGGCTCCCAGGCTGGCAACGCCGCCGCGAACGAGCCGCTGGTCGGCACGGTCATCCTGCTCTCAGATGGGGCGACCTCGGCCGGGCAGCCGCCAGCCCAGGCGGCCTCACGGGCGGCCCAGGCCGGCGTGACCGTCCACACCGTCGGCATGGGGCAGCGGAACTCGAACGTCCGCGTGCGCGGCGGCACCCCGGCTGACCTCGACGAGCGCAGCTTGCAGGAGATCGCCCGGACGACGGGTGGTGAGTACTTCTACGCGGCGCAGTCGGCGGACCTGGAGCGCATCTACTCCAGCATCAGCACGCAGGTTAGCTGGAACGAGGAGAAGACCGAGGTGACGGCCCTCATGAGCGCGGCCGGGACGCTGCTGATGGTGGCGGCCGGGCTGTTCAGCCTGCGCTGGCTGCACGGCCTGCCCTGA